The genome window TGACTTTGTTTGTAAGCGCCCATGCCGGGCCAGGCGTTCGGCGGGCGGGGGCGCGTTTGATCTGGCAACATTTTGCCGTGGGGCGGTCGGTGTCCACGGGACGCCGGAATGACAACCGCGGGACCGGATGAAACGGTCCGTTGAAAAGTAAGCCTGGAGGGTGACCGATGGTCAAACGCGGTCCGGACGATTCGCACAACCTGACCTGCAGCTTCTGCGGCAAGAGTCAGCGCGAAGTCAAAAAACTCATCGCCGGCCCCGGTGTGTACATCTGCGACGAGTGCGTTGACCTGTGCAACGACATCATCGCGGAAGAGACGCAGCGCGACCGGCAGCGCTCGGACGCTTCCGGCATTCCGAAGCCGCGCGAAATCCACAATCGCCTCGACGAATACGTCATCGGCCAGGAGACGGCCAAAAAGACGCTCGCCGTCGCGGTGCACAACCACTACAAACGCATACAGGCGCGCGCCGACTACGACGACGTCGAGATCGCCAAGAGCAACATCCTGCTCATCGGCCCGACGGGCTCGGGCAAGACGCTGCTGGCGCAGACGCTCGCCAAGATTCTGAACGTGCCGTTCGCCATCGCGGACGCGACGACGCTCACCGAAGCCGGCTACGTCGGCGAGGACGTCGAGAACATCATCCTGTCGCTTTTGCAGAACGCCGATTTCGACATCGAGCGCGCCGTTCGAGGCATCATTTACATCGACGAGATCGACAAGATCAGCCGCAAGTCGGACTCGCCGTCGATCACGCGCGACGTGTCCGGCGAGGGCGTGCAGCAGGCGCTGCTCAAGATCATCGAAGGCACCGTCGCGCACGTTCCGCCCAAGGGCGGGCGCAAGCATCCGCAGCAGGATTTCCTGCACATCGACACGACGGACATCCTGTTCATTTGCGGCGGCGCGTTCCACGGCCTGACGGACATCATCCGCAAACGGCTCGGCCGGCAGTCGATGGGCTTCACCGCCAACGTGACGACGCACGACAAGGCGGCCGACGGCGAACTGCTGCGCAAGGTGATGCCGGAGGATCTGCTGAAGTACGGCCTCATCCCCGAATTCATCGGCCGCCTGCCGGTCGTCGTCACGCTGCACGAGCTTGACGAGGCCGCGCTTATCGACATCCTGACGCGGCCGAAAAACGCGCTGGTGCGCCAGTACCGGCGCCTGTTCGAGATGGAAGACGTGGCGCTGAACTTCACGGAAGGCGCGCTCAAGTCCGTGTCGTTGAAGGCGATCAACCGCGGAACCGGCGCGCGCGGCCTGCGCTCGATCCTTGAGGGCGTGATGCTCGACATCATGTACGAACTGCCGAGCCAGGATAATATCCGCGAGGTGGTGATCTCCGAGGAGGTCATCGAGTCCGGCGAACAGCCGATCATCGTTTACGGCAACAACGATCCCGCGGAGAAAGAGCCCAAAGAGATCGCTTAGCGAGTGCGGAGTTTCGAATGCGGAGTGCGGAATGAAACGCACTCCGCATTTTTGTTTTCTCGCGCCGCAATGTGTGCCGAGCTGGGGCTCGGCGTTCCTGGGCTGCTTGCCGCGCTTCCCGCCGCGACCTAATCTGCGCGACATGAATCTTGGACTTGCCGGAAAAAGCGCGATCGTGTGCGCCGCGAGCAAGGGGCTCGGGCGAGCGAGCGCGCTGGAGCTTGCCGCGGAGGGTGCGAACGTCGCCATCTGCGCACGCGACGAGGATCGGCTTGCGCAAACGCGCCGCGAGATCGATAAGGCCGGCGGCCGGTGCGTCGCGGTGGTGGCCGACATGAAAGTCGAGGCCGACCGCGCGCGCTTTTTTGAGACGGCGGCGCGCGAGCTTGGGCCGATCGACATCCTGGTGAACAACGCGGGCGGCCCGCCGCCGGGCGGCGCGACGGCCTTTGGCGTCGCCGATT of bacterium contains these proteins:
- the clpX gene encoding ATP-dependent Clp protease ATP-binding subunit ClpX produces the protein MVKRGPDDSHNLTCSFCGKSQREVKKLIAGPGVYICDECVDLCNDIIAEETQRDRQRSDASGIPKPREIHNRLDEYVIGQETAKKTLAVAVHNHYKRIQARADYDDVEIAKSNILLIGPTGSGKTLLAQTLAKILNVPFAIADATTLTEAGYVGEDVENIILSLLQNADFDIERAVRGIIYIDEIDKISRKSDSPSITRDVSGEGVQQALLKIIEGTVAHVPPKGGRKHPQQDFLHIDTTDILFICGGAFHGLTDIIRKRLGRQSMGFTANVTTHDKAADGELLRKVMPEDLLKYGLIPEFIGRLPVVVTLHELDEAALIDILTRPKNALVRQYRRLFEMEDVALNFTEGALKSVSLKAINRGTGARGLRSILEGVMLDIMYELPSQDNIREVVISEEVIESGEQPIIVYGNNDPAEKEPKEIA